A single window of Gammaproteobacteria bacterium DNA harbors:
- the mltG gene encoding endolytic transglycosylase MltG, giving the protein MRTWLSKILGVTLIVVSFTAGWILIDLQAFLNRPLVQNGQSVVYEVRPGSGLISVARDLGKLGLVEHPYYLVWYARWRGSADRIKAGEYLIEGLMTPALLLDKMEQGDVMRYSLTIPEGWSFRQMLVAVRAHEKIRHTLDTEDGAVIMERLGHPGEHPEGRFFPDTYLFPSGTTDLALLQYAYAAMERRLEQEWRDRAPDLPLETPYQALILASIVEKETGSADERPRIAGVFIRRLQKNMRLQTDPTVIYGLGAKFDGNLRRRDLEADTPYNTYTRAGLPPTPIALPGGDALHAALHPAPGNELYFVSRGDGTHHFSASFDEHAGAVRDYQLNGGRGRK; this is encoded by the coding sequence ATGCGCACCTGGCTTTCAAAAATTCTTGGTGTCACGCTCATCGTCGTGAGCTTCACCGCGGGCTGGATCCTGATCGACCTGCAGGCCTTCCTGAACCGCCCGCTGGTGCAGAACGGGCAGTCCGTGGTCTATGAAGTCCGCCCCGGCAGCGGCCTGATCAGCGTCGCGCGTGACCTCGGCAAGCTGGGGCTGGTCGAGCATCCTTATTATCTGGTGTGGTATGCGCGCTGGCGCGGCAGCGCCGACCGCATCAAGGCAGGGGAATACCTGATCGAGGGCCTGATGACGCCCGCCCTGCTGCTCGACAAGATGGAGCAGGGCGATGTGATGCGTTATTCGCTGACCATTCCGGAAGGATGGTCGTTCCGCCAGATGCTGGTGGCGGTGCGCGCGCACGAGAAGATCCGCCACACCCTGGATACCGAGGACGGTGCTGTCATCATGGAACGGCTCGGCCATCCGGGTGAACACCCCGAGGGCCGCTTCTTCCCGGACACCTATCTGTTCCCCTCCGGCACCACCGACCTGGCCCTGCTGCAATACGCCTATGCGGCAATGGAACGGCGCCTGGAACAGGAATGGCGCGACAGGGCACCCGACCTTCCGCTGGAGACGCCCTATCAGGCCCTGATCCTCGCCTCGATCGTCGAGAAGGAGACCGGCAGCGCGGATGAACGTCCCCGGATCGCGGGCGTTTTCATCCGGCGCCTGCAGAAGAACATGCGGCTGCAGACCGATCCGACCGTGATCTACGGTCTGGGCGCGAAATTCGACGGCAATCTGCGGCGCCGTGATTTGGAGGCGGACACCCCGTACAATACCTACACGCGCGCGGGCCTGCCGCCGACGCCGATCGCCCTGCCCGGTGGAGACGCCCTGCACGCCGCGCTGCATCCCGCACCGGGAAATGAGCTGTACTTCGTTTCACGCGGAGATGGCACGCACCATTTTTCGGCGAGCTTCGACGAGCACGCCGGCGCGGTCAGGGACTATCAACTGAACGGGGGACGGGGCCGGAAATGA
- a CDS encoding dTMP kinase, protein MTATAGRFITLEGIEGVGKTTNIEFVRALLEARGVEVVVTREPGGTPLGEEIRALLLDHRHDGMAADTELLLMFAARAEHIARVIRPALAAGRWVVCDRFTDATFAYQGGGRGLGFERVALLADWVHRDLQPDLTLLLDLPVETGLGRAGRRNSADRFEREKLDFFERVRDAYLRLARQEPRRYRVIAADAPLEHVQARLREVMTEWLATRIR, encoded by the coding sequence ATGACGGCGACAGCGGGACGCTTCATCACGCTCGAAGGCATCGAGGGCGTTGGCAAAACGACCAATATCGAGTTTGTCCGCGCCCTGCTCGAGGCGCGGGGCGTGGAGGTGGTCGTGACGCGGGAGCCGGGCGGAACCCCGCTCGGGGAGGAGATCCGCGCTCTGCTGCTGGATCATCGCCATGACGGCATGGCCGCCGATACCGAGCTGCTCCTGATGTTCGCGGCACGGGCGGAGCACATCGCGCGGGTGATACGGCCGGCCCTGGCCGCCGGCCGCTGGGTGGTCTGCGACCGCTTCACCGATGCCACCTTCGCCTATCAGGGCGGCGGACGCGGGCTCGGCTTTGAGCGGGTGGCGCTGCTGGCCGACTGGGTCCATCGCGACCTGCAGCCCGATCTCACGCTGTTGCTCGACCTGCCGGTGGAGACCGGGCTCGGGCGCGCCGGCCGACGCAACAGCGCAGACCGCTTCGAAAGGGAGAAACTCGATTTCTTCGAGCGCGTGCGCGATGCCTATCTGCGGCTCGCGCGGCAGGAGCCGCGGCGTTACCGAGTCATCGCGGCGGACGCGCCGCTCGAACATGTGCAGGCAAGGCTGCGAGAGGTGATGACGGAATGGCTGGCGACCCGGATTCGCTGA
- a CDS encoding DNA polymerase III subunit delta' — translation MAGDPDSLNAPLPWQAPHWERVRALRKADRLPHALLLCGLPGMGKHHFARLLAHALLCESPAASTLPCGACRSCRLTQAGSHPDLHRCEPEEDKSVINIDQIRAIGQFLELKAHYAGRKVVIIHPAEQMNLSAANGLLKMLEEPPSGVHMILVSGRPAALPATVRSRCQRLNLALEDPEPALDWLACRPGIGQGEAATLLALAQGAPLAAADLAAQGHLARRQEMLKELQSVVRLQSDPLQVAENWLKFDAKASLYWLHGWLVDMIRFQSSDQPPRISNPDGQDTLARLSSELNGPWLFEQLDRISRALRLLDGSANAQLVLEEALLPWAQREKDRVPG, via the coding sequence ATGGCTGGCGACCCGGATTCGCTGAACGCGCCGCTGCCCTGGCAAGCGCCGCACTGGGAACGGGTGCGCGCCCTGCGTAAGGCCGACCGCCTGCCGCACGCGCTGCTGCTGTGCGGCCTGCCCGGGATGGGCAAACACCATTTCGCGCGCCTGCTCGCGCATGCGCTGCTGTGCGAATCGCCCGCGGCCTCGACCCTGCCCTGCGGCGCATGCCGCTCCTGCCGGCTGACGCAGGCCGGGTCCCACCCCGACCTCCATCGATGCGAGCCGGAAGAAGACAAGTCCGTCATCAACATCGACCAGATTCGGGCCATCGGCCAGTTCCTGGAACTCAAGGCGCACTATGCCGGACGCAAGGTCGTCATCATCCATCCGGCGGAGCAGATGAACCTGAGCGCCGCGAACGGCCTGTTGAAGATGCTGGAGGAACCGCCGTCCGGCGTACATATGATCCTGGTCAGCGGCCGTCCCGCGGCCCTGCCGGCGACCGTGCGCAGCCGTTGCCAGAGGTTGAACCTGGCCCTGGAGGATCCCGAACCGGCACTGGACTGGCTGGCGTGCAGACCCGGGATAGGGCAGGGTGAAGCCGCCACCCTGCTGGCGCTGGCGCAGGGTGCCCCGCTGGCCGCAGCCGATCTTGCCGCCCAGGGCCATCTGGCGCGGCGACAGGAGATGTTGAAGGAGCTCCAGTCCGTCGTCCGGCTTCAGTCGGATCCGCTCCAAGTGGCGGAAAACTGGCTAAAGTTTGATGCCAAAGCATCGCTATATTGGTTACACGGATGGCTGGTCGACATGATCCGATTTCAGTCCTCGGATCAGCCGCCCCGCATCAGCAACCCCGATGGACAGGACACCCTGGCGCGGCTCTCGTCGGAACTGAATGGCCCATGGTTGTTCGAACAACTGGACCGGATCTCCCGGGCCTTGCGCCTCCTGGACGGCTCCGCGAACGCCCAGCTGGTACTTGAAGAGGCCTTGCTGCCCTGGGCACAACGGGAAAAGGATCGGGTCCCCGGTTGA
- a CDS encoding PilZ domain-containing protein — protein MSDATGAGEHAAGGSPRQGILSLAIKDKGSLYSAYIPFFKGGGIFIPTNKNYALGDEVFMLLTLMEETEKMPVVGRVAWINPKGAQGHFVPGIGVQFTDKDGEAVRNKIETYLAGALKSDRMTHTM, from the coding sequence ATGAGCGACGCGACAGGAGCAGGGGAACACGCCGCCGGAGGCAGCCCGCGCCAGGGCATTCTGTCGCTGGCGATCAAGGACAAGGGCTCGCTCTATTCGGCCTATATCCCCTTCTTCAAGGGCGGCGGCATCTTCATCCCGACGAACAAGAACTACGCCCTCGGCGACGAGGTCTTCATGTTGCTGACCCTCATGGAAGAGACGGAAAAGATGCCGGTCGTCGGCCGTGTGGCCTGGATCAATCCCAAAGGCGCCCAGGGCCATTTCGTCCCCGGCATCGGCGTACAGTTCACGGACAAGGACGGCGAGGCGGTACGCAACAAGATTGAGACCTATCTCGCGGGCGCGTTGAAATCCGACCGCATGACCCATACCATGTAG
- a CDS encoding TatD family hydrolase produces MLLVDSHCHLDLLDLPQLGGSLEEVMERARAQGVGRMLCVSITLEEFPRVLALAKAWEHVYASVGVHPNERDGRDPTVADLVSIAKAESKVIAIGETGLDYFRSNGDMDWQRERFRRHIAAARETGLPLITHMRDATEDTLKILGEAGGANVRGVMHCFTGDLATAQAAIELGFSISFSGILTFNSATELREVAARIPEEYLLVETDSPYLAPVPHRGKPNHPAHVRHVAECLAGLRGVSLERIARITTDNFSRLFGVEIAA; encoded by the coding sequence ATGCTTCTCGTCGATTCGCATTGCCATCTCGACCTGCTCGATCTGCCCCAGCTCGGCGGCAGTCTGGAGGAGGTCATGGAACGCGCCCGCGCACAAGGCGTGGGGCGAATGCTCTGTGTCTCCATCACGCTGGAGGAATTCCCGCGCGTGCTCGCCCTGGCGAAGGCCTGGGAACATGTCTACGCCTCGGTCGGCGTACATCCCAACGAACGCGATGGTCGGGATCCCACGGTGGCGGATCTGGTCAGTATCGCGAAGGCGGAGAGCAAGGTGATCGCCATCGGCGAGACCGGTCTCGATTACTTCCGCAGTAATGGCGACATGGACTGGCAGCGGGAACGCTTCCGCCGCCACATCGCCGCCGCGCGCGAGACCGGGCTGCCGCTCATCACCCATATGCGTGACGCGACGGAAGATACCCTGAAGATCCTGGGCGAAGCGGGCGGGGCGAACGTCAGAGGCGTCATGCACTGTTTCACCGGGGACCTCGCCACCGCGCAGGCGGCGATCGAACTCGGGTTCAGCATCTCGTTCTCCGGCATCCTCACCTTCAACAGCGCAACTGAACTGCGCGAGGTCGCGGCACGCATCCCGGAGGAATACCTGCTCGTTGAAACCGATTCGCCCTATCTGGCACCGGTGCCGCACCGTGGCAAACCGAACCATCCGGCGCATGTGCGCCATGTGGCGGAGTGTCTCGCCGGTCTGCGTGGGGTATCACTGGAGCGGATCGCGCGTATCACTACGGACAACTTCTCGCGCCTGTTCGGCGTCGAGATCGCGGCCTGA
- a CDS encoding aminotransferase class V-fold PLP-dependent enzyme, protein MEIDRVIAAEFPPQDRCIHLNHAGVAPWPRRAVAAVTRFAEESHACGVTTYEGWLRTEANLRQSLCRLIQGAMPEDIALLKNTSEGLSVVAHGLSWRDGDNIVTTDQEFPSNRVVWQSLAPQGVELRQAALDGVTPPEELLFRCVDQRTRLIAVSSVQYATGLRMDLERIGEFCRRHGILFCVDAIQSLGAIEFDLEAIQADFVAADGHKWMLGPEGVALFYVRPELRERIILRQFGWHMVEAMGDYARADWSPARFARRFECGSPNLLGIHALEASLSLLLEIGLKTVSRMILNNSSYLIEVIDDNPDSLELLSVRDPGRRSGIVTFRHRALPTAGLYQILRDQGVICAMRGGGIRFSPHFHTRRKSLEKAMQLVLVAV, encoded by the coding sequence ATGGAGATCGATCGGGTTATCGCGGCGGAATTTCCGCCGCAAGACCGTTGTATTCACCTGAATCATGCCGGTGTGGCGCCCTGGCCCAGGCGCGCCGTCGCCGCGGTGACGCGATTCGCGGAGGAGAGTCATGCCTGCGGCGTGACTACCTATGAGGGCTGGTTGCGCACGGAAGCGAATCTGCGTCAGTCTCTGTGCCGGCTGATTCAGGGCGCGATGCCGGAGGATATCGCTCTCCTGAAGAATACCTCGGAAGGCCTCTCCGTGGTCGCCCATGGCCTGTCCTGGCGCGACGGTGACAACATCGTGACCACCGACCAGGAGTTTCCTTCCAACCGCGTCGTATGGCAATCCCTGGCTCCACAGGGCGTGGAGTTGCGCCAGGCTGCGCTCGATGGTGTGACGCCGCCGGAAGAGCTGCTGTTCAGGTGCGTCGATCAGCGCACCCGCCTGATCGCGGTGAGTTCGGTCCAGTACGCCACCGGTCTGCGCATGGACCTCGAACGGATCGGTGAATTCTGTCGCCGGCACGGGATCCTGTTCTGTGTCGATGCGATCCAGAGCCTGGGTGCGATTGAGTTCGACCTCGAGGCCATACAGGCCGATTTCGTCGCCGCTGACGGCCATAAGTGGATGCTAGGGCCGGAAGGCGTCGCGCTGTTCTACGTGCGCCCCGAACTGCGCGAACGGATTATCTTGAGGCAGTTCGGTTGGCACATGGTCGAGGCGATGGGCGATTACGCGCGCGCCGACTGGAGTCCCGCCCGTTTCGCGCGCCGTTTTGAATGCGGCAGCCCGAATCTGCTCGGCATTCATGCCCTGGAGGCAAGTCTTTCCCTGCTACTTGAGATCGGCCTGAAGACTGTATCAAGAATGATTCTGAACAATAGTTCTTATTTGATTGAAGTTATTGATGATAATCCGGACAGCCTGGAGTTGCTCTCGGTGCGGGATCCGGGCCGCCGCTCGGGTATCGTGACCTTCCGGCACCGCGCCCTGCCCACTGCGGGGCTGTACCAGATCCTGCGTGATCAAGGTGTCATCTGCGCCATGCGCGGCGGCGGGATCCGTTTCTCACCGCATTTCCACACCCGGCGCAAGTCACTGGAAAAGGCGATGCAACTGGTGCTCGTAGCGGTCTGA
- a CDS encoding response regulator has translation MINISIRTRILLLTLTPLLIISLILGTYLAGTRIQDSETTLRERGDVLVRHLARESEFALFSEDARQLAALADIAAGGDDVYDVTILNADGKTVAHAVAADWRGDTAGKIPQDHLLLLFTAPVQRSGIMISDNAEQYREDPNSRLAQDSTIGRVELRLSRSGTLARQREIVRNIVLLTLGSSLLCALLAFWMGKGVVGPIMRLSRAVDGIRKGRFETRVDCLSSGELGALESGFNDMAAAMESSQSQLQEEVRNATNKLSLLLESLPVAVFHAETTGNRRVVFMTQSVKNLTGFDAQEFVDDAALWIDRMHPEDRDGFLYGMASIEVDGYHEFEYRWQVRDGAYHWFYCYIRTNEVVTPRLIGMLQDITEFKKLSLQLTNTITSLQEKNRELDQSRKEALDAGYNKGVFLANMSHEIRTPLSSIIGYSSKIESLLNTAANTEAVHECARIIGQASSQLKRIIDDILSFSKLESGTVHLEQVSFDLRTDFEDVISMMSAETGNKRIELSLRFDSDVPTRLIGDPGRINQVLFNLLSNAIKFTEAGYVDVHVTVREMSGEWALIEVSVRDTGIGMPREVMNGIFTPFHQGDASISRRYGGTGLGLSIASRVVELWSGELGAESEPGKGSCFHFTINCLRQPVQDDFAIDEGIRGRKVLLYDDHQPALRAVRSLLLGWSMNLYQARSRCQIKPMIDEAEAVGEPYDLLILGAGITDGIPGVISLNVLLGILGIEGEPPLLLLLNRQDMGEAERLVGRRAIMMEKPVRRDALYHNVGKLLGVTVAYPGQQPSNGISEATRYEGVHVLLAEDNEFNRALITAVLETRGLIVTQADNGLAALERAGEQAYDLVIVDIHLPGMDGSEAARRIRSLRPEYRSVPIIALTADIFFDTPENLVRYGIDACLLKPLDEHRLWKLIDSLRSARTEAPVPPRSPVPIRPVRPMDPGRPSGQAMIQNFMGMESALVTSLENLNERLKEALRPESGEDLHAIIHEMKGVVCYFGISELSNTVIEAERLVAADARSEAAGLCLRRLEMQVADFAAAYGGRKQQADASH, from the coding sequence TTGATCAATATCAGCATCAGGACGCGGATTCTGCTGTTGACCCTGACGCCGCTGCTCATCATCAGCCTGATTCTGGGCACCTACCTGGCGGGGACTCGCATCCAGGACAGCGAAACCACGCTCCGCGAGCGTGGCGATGTCCTGGTGCGCCATCTGGCCCGAGAGAGCGAGTTTGCCCTGTTTTCTGAAGATGCGAGACAGCTCGCGGCGCTTGCCGACATCGCCGCGGGTGGAGACGACGTCTACGACGTGACCATTCTGAATGCCGATGGAAAAACCGTTGCGCATGCCGTTGCCGCAGATTGGCGCGGCGACACCGCCGGCAAAATCCCGCAGGATCATCTGTTGTTGCTGTTCACGGCCCCGGTCCAGCGTTCTGGGATCATGATCTCTGACAATGCGGAACAATACCGGGAGGATCCGAATTCACGCCTGGCGCAGGATTCGACCATCGGCCGGGTCGAACTGAGGCTCTCACGCTCGGGCACTTTGGCGCGCCAGCGGGAGATCGTACGGAACATCGTCCTGCTGACCCTGGGGTCCTCGCTGCTCTGCGCCCTGCTCGCCTTCTGGATGGGCAAAGGTGTTGTCGGGCCGATCATGCGCCTGAGCCGCGCGGTGGATGGTATCCGTAAGGGCAGATTCGAGACGCGGGTTGATTGTCTGTCCAGCGGCGAACTCGGTGCGCTGGAAAGCGGATTCAACGACATGGCCGCCGCGATGGAGTCCTCCCAGTCCCAGTTGCAGGAGGAGGTCAGAAATGCCACCAACAAACTCTCGCTGTTGCTCGAATCCCTGCCCGTCGCCGTCTTTCACGCCGAGACGACCGGGAACCGCAGGGTCGTATTCATGACTCAGAGCGTAAAGAATCTCACCGGATTTGACGCGCAGGAATTCGTGGACGACGCCGCGTTATGGATCGACAGAATGCATCCTGAAGACAGGGACGGATTCCTGTACGGCATGGCCTCCATCGAAGTCGATGGCTATCATGAATTCGAATATCGCTGGCAGGTCAGGGATGGAGCATATCACTGGTTCTATTGTTACATCAGGACCAACGAAGTCGTCACTCCGAGGCTGATCGGTATGCTGCAGGATATCACCGAGTTCAAGAAGCTGTCGCTGCAGCTGACGAACACCATAACCTCGCTGCAGGAGAAGAACCGAGAGCTCGACCAGTCGCGCAAGGAAGCGCTTGATGCCGGCTACAATAAGGGTGTGTTCCTTGCCAACATGAGCCATGAAATCAGGACTCCGTTGAGTTCGATCATCGGATACAGCTCAAAAATCGAATCTCTCCTCAACACCGCCGCGAATACCGAAGCGGTTCATGAGTGCGCGCGCATCATTGGACAGGCATCGAGCCAGTTGAAGCGGATCATCGACGACATTCTGAGCTTTTCTAAGCTGGAATCCGGAACGGTGCATCTGGAGCAGGTCTCATTCGACCTGCGCACGGATTTCGAGGACGTGATCAGCATGATGAGCGCCGAAACCGGCAATAAGAGGATAGAGCTCTCGTTGCGGTTCGATTCCGATGTGCCGACGCGCCTCATCGGTGATCCGGGTCGCATCAATCAGGTGCTGTTCAATCTTTTGAGCAATGCGATCAAGTTTACCGAGGCCGGATACGTCGACGTGCACGTCACCGTCCGGGAGATGTCCGGGGAGTGGGCTCTCATCGAGGTGAGCGTCAGGGATACCGGGATCGGAATGCCGCGCGAAGTGATGAATGGAATCTTCACGCCCTTCCACCAGGGAGATGCTTCCATCTCGCGCCGCTATGGCGGCACCGGGCTGGGCCTCTCGATCGCTTCCCGGGTGGTCGAGCTATGGAGCGGTGAACTGGGCGCCGAGAGCGAACCCGGGAAGGGATCCTGCTTCCATTTCACCATCAATTGCCTGCGGCAGCCGGTACAGGATGATTTCGCTATCGATGAAGGAATCCGTGGTCGCAAGGTTCTGCTGTACGACGATCATCAGCCCGCCTTGAGGGCGGTGCGCAGCCTGCTGCTGGGGTGGTCGATGAATCTGTACCAGGCCCGTTCGCGCTGCCAGATAAAACCCATGATCGATGAGGCTGAAGCGGTGGGAGAGCCCTATGATCTTCTGATACTGGGGGCCGGCATTACCGACGGGATTCCCGGCGTGATCAGCCTGAATGTATTGCTGGGGATACTAGGTATTGAAGGTGAGCCCCCGTTGCTGCTGTTGTTGAACCGCCAGGATATGGGCGAAGCGGAAAGGCTGGTCGGCCGGCGGGCAATCATGATGGAAAAGCCGGTGCGGCGCGATGCCCTCTACCACAATGTAGGCAAACTGCTCGGAGTGACTGTGGCGTATCCGGGACAACAGCCGTCAAACGGGATCTCGGAAGCCACTCGTTATGAAGGCGTCCACGTGCTGCTCGCCGAGGACAACGAGTTCAATCGCGCCCTGATCACCGCGGTGCTGGAGACCCGCGGGCTGATCGTTACCCAGGCCGACAATGGGCTGGCGGCGCTGGAGCGGGCCGGTGAACAGGCCTATGATCTGGTGATCGTGGACATCCATCTTCCCGGAATGGACGGCAGCGAGGCGGCACGCCGCATTCGTTCGCTGAGGCCTGAATATCGATCCGTGCCGATCATCGCCCTGACCGCCGACATCTTTTTTGATACCCCGGAAAATCTGGTTCGCTATGGCATAGATGCCTGTCTGTTGAAGCCGCTCGACGAGCACAGGTTGTGGAAACTGATCGATTCTCTCCGCAGCGCGCGGACGGAAGCGCCGGTACCGCCGCGCAGTCCGGTCCCGATACGCCCTGTCCGGCCGATGGATCCCGGCAGGCCGAGTGGGCAAGCAATGATTCAGAATTTCATGGGGATGGAGTCGGCGCTTGTCACTTCACTGGAGAACCTGAATGAGCGTCTGAAGGAGGCCCTGCGTCCCGAGTCCGGCGAGGACCTGCACGCCATCATCCATGAGATGAAGGGTGTGGTCTGCTATTTCGGGATTTCCGAGCTTTCCAACACCGTCATCGAGGCCGAGAGGCTGGTCGCCGCCGACGCACGCTCCGAGGCCGCGGGCCTGTGTTTGCGCAGGCTTGAGATGCAGGTCGCCGATTTCGCCGCGGCCTATGGCGGCCGTAAACAGCAGGCGGATGCGTCGCACTAG
- a CDS encoding TonB-dependent receptor produces MAGTASATVRGTDGLRIIGTIITTVKPSSVLASLLLCGLVPASLPAAETYLTEEEILTEIPLVITASRLLQTPARAPASVTVIDREMIEASTALDIPDLLRLVPGFQVTYPNGNITSVTYHGNEDAWSNRMQVLIDGRSVYSPLFSIVDWTHLDIDIDDIERIEVIRGPNAPVYGSNAFLSTVNIITRQPFQDRGLTARATRGSLDTRAGMLRYSGSNGELDYRVTASYRADDGFEDVNDDKSLNSISLRAVYDVTPNDNVDLQMGLTQGPVGAWGQSPLTSPDRDKDTRSFFVYSRWRHALSAMSEVHVQAYSNYLDWSDTYQIGPLSSLFGVDPALIPLIFGQPDQLLSLSRYDGTVRRDDIEVQHTLAPGADWRLVWGASYRIDTLESFQVLGTSEPRSDYIRRLFANAEWTASHSLTVNAGAMIEDNGIIGTHVSPRLAANYELVPDHTLRAVATRALRSPSIYEYYEFNAVRFADGTLLDIQFVSDQSIEAETIESYEIGYRGILPESHLELDLKIFQERMDKIITHPRDLTYPDLISPFLPPDQATGSFVRVNDGYVDTAGAEFQLVYRPARNSLFSLQYAYTDATGRLIRRIEGDQPVRYDENISDAVPTHTVSALASHGFDNGFQASVAFFYLSDMDWGGDGNFLPSYRRWDAKLTKKFLLGGLESSISVLVQNLLDEEYAEFQEENIFDRRTYVQLGVRI; encoded by the coding sequence ATGGCCGGCACCGCGTCGGCTACAGTCCGCGGCACGGATGGCTTGCGGATCATCGGCACGATAATAACTACAGTGAAACCATCAAGCGTACTCGCATCGCTGTTGTTGTGTGGACTTGTTCCCGCTTCCTTGCCTGCCGCCGAGACCTACCTCACGGAAGAGGAAATTCTGACGGAGATCCCTCTCGTCATCACTGCCTCCAGGCTTTTGCAGACGCCCGCCCGGGCGCCCGCCTCCGTGACGGTCATCGACAGGGAGATGATCGAGGCGTCGACCGCGCTGGACATCCCGGACCTGCTAAGGCTGGTGCCGGGATTTCAGGTGACGTATCCCAACGGCAACATCACCAGCGTGACATACCATGGGAACGAGGACGCCTGGTCCAACAGGATGCAGGTGCTGATCGACGGGCGCTCGGTGTATTCGCCGCTGTTTTCCATCGTCGACTGGACGCATCTGGATATCGATATCGACGACATCGAACGCATTGAGGTGATCCGTGGCCCGAACGCGCCGGTTTACGGCTCCAATGCGTTTCTCAGCACCGTCAACATCATTACCCGGCAACCCTTTCAGGACCGTGGATTGACAGCACGTGCGACCCGGGGCTCGCTCGATACGCGCGCGGGGATGTTGCGCTACTCGGGGAGCAACGGCGAGCTTGATTACCGCGTGACGGCGAGCTATCGCGCGGATGACGGCTTCGAGGACGTGAATGACGACAAATCCCTGAACAGCATCTCCCTGCGTGCAGTCTATGACGTGACGCCGAATGACAATGTCGACCTGCAGATGGGATTGACCCAGGGACCGGTCGGCGCCTGGGGACAGAGCCCGCTCACCTCGCCCGATCGTGACAAGGATACCCGGAGTTTCTTCGTATATTCGCGCTGGCGTCATGCGCTGAGCGCGATGAGCGAGGTCCATGTACAGGCCTACTCCAATTATCTCGACTGGTCGGACACCTATCAGATCGGCCCCTTGTCCTCCCTCTTCGGTGTCGATCCGGCGCTGATACCCTTAATATTCGGGCAGCCGGATCAGCTCTTGTCACTCAGCCGCTACGACGGAACCGTGAGGCGCGACGATATCGAGGTCCAGCACACGCTCGCGCCCGGCGCGGACTGGCGGCTTGTGTGGGGCGCCAGCTACCGGATCGATACCCTTGAGAGCTTTCAGGTCCTGGGTACTTCCGAACCGCGCAGCGATTACATACGACGCCTGTTCGCCAACGCCGAATGGACAGCGAGTCATTCACTGACCGTGAATGCCGGTGCCATGATCGAGGATAACGGCATCATCGGGACCCACGTATCCCCCAGGCTGGCGGCGAACTATGAACTGGTGCCCGATCACACCTTGCGCGCGGTCGCGACGCGGGCGCTGAGGTCGCCTTCGATTTATGAATACTATGAATTCAACGCGGTCCGTTTCGCGGATGGTACCCTACTGGACATCCAGTTTGTCTCGGATCAGTCCATTGAAGCGGAGACGATCGAGTCATATGAGATCGGTTACCGCGGGATTCTTCCCGAATCCCACCTTGAGCTCGATCTCAAGATATTCCAGGAACGTATGGACAAAATCATCACCCATCCCCGGGACCTCACCTATCCCGACCTGATCTCGCCCTTCCTGCCCCCCGACCAGGCGACCGGCAGCTTTGTCCGTGTCAACGACGGTTATGTCGATACCGCCGGGGCCGAATTTCAGCTTGTGTACCGTCCTGCGCGGAACTCGCTGTTTTCCCTTCAGTATGCCTATACCGACGCTACCGGCCGGCTCATCCGGCGGATCGAAGGGGATCAGCCGGTGCGTTATGATGAAAACATCAGCGATGCCGTGCCCACCCATACCGTTAGCGCATTGGCGAGTCATGGATTTGATAACGGTTTTCAGGCCAGTGTGGCATTCTTCTATCTGAGCGACATGGACTGGGGTGGCGACGGCAACTTCCTGCCGTCCTACCGGCGATGGGACGCGAAACTGACCAAGAAGTTTCTGCTGGGGGGGCTGGAGTCCAGCATCAGTGTTCTCGTGCAGAATCTCCTGGACGAAGAGTACGCGGAATTCCAGGAGGAGAATATCTTCGACAGGCGGACCTATGTGCAACTGGGCGTGAGGATATAG